From a single Brassica rapa cultivar Chiifu-401-42 chromosome A01, CAAS_Brap_v3.01, whole genome shotgun sequence genomic region:
- the LOC103840780 gene encoding putative nuclear RNA export factor SDE5 isoform X4, with protein sequence MAPSTEKLLDLTDTKKHADVGISNELMSKVDPQRPSGSTSCNQVEESQSDGARNLTGSQEGGKDNSGLEKEVLEALFSCPERYEEVPKLTRRFREMRGRAAGRPVIKPLEDPFQEGVVTVKQSSHTSKQDEDDENEYKAHRKAVHENLHEMKEYYGAAVEAFSKGETERAQRLVEKGHFFGQKAREADDKSIAKMLQVKEEDNGSTYKEDEVVLVNVNELEPREALRLLKLQLKNFTGIPSIKCLRVKLGDKKEDSKCKRRHTAIAKLLEGESIAWSKEDDGLVLMIRIDEIDPEKLSFAKK encoded by the exons TGACTGATACCAAGAAGCATGCTGATGTTGGAATTTCAAATGAACTT ATGTCAAAAGTTGATCCTCAAAGACCAAGTGGATCCACTTCCTGCAACCAAGTGGAAGAGTCTCAGAG TGATGGAGCAAGAAACTTAACAGGTTCACAGGAAGGAGGCAAAGACAACTCGGGTCTTGAAAAGGAGGTTTTAGAAGCTTTGTTCTCGTGTCCAGAAAGATATGAGGAAGTGCCAAAACTAACTCGGCGATTTAGAGAAATGAGAGGAAGAGCTGCTGGTCGTCCTGTTATTAAACCTCTGGAAGacccttttcaagagggagttGTCACTGTGAAACAATCGTCACATACATCTAAACAAG atgaagatgatgaaaatgAATACAAGGCACATCGCAAAGCAGTGCACGAGAATTTGCATGAGATGAAAGAATACTACGGAGCT GCTGTAGAAGCATTCTCCAAAGGAGAAACCGAGCGAGCACAGAGACTAGTGGAAAAG GGACACTTCTTTGGACAAAAAGCTCGAGAAGCTGATGACAAATCCATAGCAAAGATGCTTCAAGTCAA GGAAGAAGACAATGGTTCCACTTATAAGGAAGACGAGGTAGTATTAGTGAATGTGAATGAGCTTGAACCAAGGGAAGCTCTTCGTCTTCTCAAACTCCAACTTAAAAACTTCACTGGCATTCCAT CTATCAAATGCCTGAGAGTCAAATTAGGTGACAAGAAGGAAGATTCCAAATGCAAACGAAGG CATACTGCAATTGCAAAGCTGCTGGAGGGTGAATCCATTGCCTGGTCTAAAGAAGATGATGGCCTCGTGTTGATGATTCGTATTGATGAGATTGACCCTGAGAAATTGAGTTTTGCCAAGAAATAA